The genomic stretch AAATCTTCATTAATATGTTCTGCCGTTAATTCAAGCCCCGCTGGTACCCCTTCAACAATTGCTGTTAATTGTGGACCATGTGACTCTCCTGCTGTTAAGTATCTCATCGTTTCCATCCTCCAATTTGTAAAATTCAATCTTTTCACCTAATAAAATAAGCTCGCCCCTCTTTTAAGATAGGGACGAGCTTATTCTCGCGATACCACCCTAGTTGCAAGCTATTTGTACTTACCACCTTCATTGTTTAACGATCAGTCGACCGCTCTTTACAGAGTGCTCAAGGAGTGTACTTCACTCGCACCTTTGTACTGATTTACACCAACCATCAGCTCTCTATAACAGGAAGATGCTCGCTACTAGAGTCCTTTCATTGCATCGCTATATAATTATGATAACTTAACTGCTGCACCCTTTAATTCTTCCATGAAGTCGTGGAATTCAGGAATGTTCATTTGTTGTGCTGAATCTGATAACGCTACAGCTGGATCTGGATGAACTTCAGCCATAACCGCATCTGCACCAATTGCAATTGCAGCTTTTGCACAAGGTAACAATAAGTCTTTACGTCCTGTTGAATGTGTTACATCTACAACAACCGGTAAGTGCGTTTCTTGCTTTAAGATTGGTACTGCTGAGATATCTAATGTGTTACGAGTAGCACGCTCGTATGTACGGATTCCGCGCTCACAAAGGATGATGTTGCCATTTCCACGAGACATGATGTATTCAGCTGCGTTAATGAATTCTTCAATTGTTGCCGCTAAGCCACGTTTTAGTAAGATTGGCTTGTCAACTGAACCTGCTGCTTTTAATAATTCAAAGTTTTGCATGTTACGTGCACCAATTTGAATTACGTCTACGTACTCTAATGCTGTTTCAATATCTTGTGGTGAAACAATTTCACTAATAATTTGAAGACCTAACTCATCTCCAACTTTACGTAAGATTTGTAAACCTTCTACACCTAAACCTTGGAAATCGTATGGTGATGTACGAGGCTTAAATGCACCTCCACGCATTAGCGTAATGCCTTGTTCTTTTAAAGCTAAACCAACTTGCTTTACCTGCTCGTAGCTTTCTACTGCGCATGGTCCCATAACGAACTGTAAGTTTCCATCTCCAACTTTCGTTCCGTTCACATCGACTACTGTATCCTCAGATTTCTTTTTACGAG from Bacillus sp. 1780r2a1 encodes the following:
- a CDS encoding bifunctional 3-deoxy-7-phosphoheptulonate synthase/chorismate mutase → MTKTLEQLRGQIDQLNLEILELLNKRGEIAKEIGELKGTQGVKRFDPVRERESLNHILANHNGPFEASTIQHIFKEIFKASLELQEDDHRKALLVSRKKKSEDTVVDVNGTKVGDGNLQFVMGPCAVESYEQVKQVGLALKEQGITLMRGGAFKPRTSPYDFQGLGVEGLQILRKVGDELGLQIISEIVSPQDIETALEYVDVIQIGARNMQNFELLKAAGSVDKPILLKRGLAATIEEFINAAEYIMSRGNGNIILCERGIRTYERATRNTLDISAVPILKQETHLPVVVDVTHSTGRKDLLLPCAKAAIAIGADAVMAEVHPDPAVALSDSAQQMNIPEFHDFMEELKGAAVKLS